One Spirochaetota bacterium DNA segment encodes these proteins:
- a CDS encoding pyridoxamine 5'-phosphate oxidase family protein, with translation MRRLEREITDRRVIDRILNEALVCRIGLCDGETPYVVPMNFGYDGKSLFFHSAPIGRKIEIISRNDRVCFEVDTDHQMVRAAAPCGWGMKYRSVIGSGRARLLPDGDEKMEALSCIMRKYGAEGELRFEEKSVRAVAVIRVDIEEIRGKQAGQ, from the coding sequence ATGAGACGCCTCGAAAGGGAAATCACGGATCGGCGCGTAATCGACCGGATCCTCAACGAAGCGCTCGTATGCCGTATCGGCTTGTGCGACGGCGAAACGCCTTATGTCGTCCCCATGAATTTCGGCTATGACGGGAAGTCGTTGTTTTTTCATTCCGCTCCCATCGGCCGTAAAATCGAAATCATTTCAAGGAATGACCGCGTGTGTTTCGAGGTCGATACCGATCATCAGATGGTACGCGCCGCGGCGCCCTGCGGCTGGGGAATGAAGTATCGGAGCGTAATAGGTTCCGGGAGGGCGCGCCTGCTCCCCGACGGGGACGAGAAAATGGAAGCGCTTTCGTGCATCATGCGAAAATACGGGGCGGAAGGCGAACTCCGGTTCGAGGAAAAATCGGTACGGGCGGTGGCCGTGATCCGC